A genomic region of Drosophila kikkawai strain 14028-0561.14 chromosome X, DkikHiC1v2, whole genome shotgun sequence contains the following coding sequences:
- the tw gene encoding protein O-mannosyl-transferase 2 has protein sequence MAASVVKAPKCPRRGSAKDLAKTPAVSEQKAKSNNNEANWNWWLLLATVFLITFATRFYKVTEPDHICWDETHFGKMGSWYINRTFFFDVHPPLGKMLIGLSGYLTGYNGTFPFEKPGDKYNETRYQGMRYFCTTLGALIMPMGFDTVYDLTRSHEAALLSAAYLIFDVGLLTLNQYILLDPILLFFMMASVWGMVKISRCTSAGGSYSLRWWFWLFLTGTMLSCTISVKFVGLFVVLLVGLHTATELWLILGDLGQPILETVKQVACRAIALIVWPILLYTLFFYIHLSVLNRSGNGDGFYSSAFQSRLIGNSLYNASMPRDVAYGSVVTIKNHKTGGGYLHSHHHLYPKGSGARQQQITTYTHKDENNKWLIKPHNKQRVAKDKLQLLRHGDLVRLEHVATKRNLHSHGEPAPMTKKHLQVTGYGENGAGDANDVWRVMIVGGKANETVHTVTSRLRLVHLLQNCVLTSSGKQLPKWGFEQQEVSCNLNVRDKNGQWNVEDNEHKLLPSVSFSIYAPGFFARFLESHAVMLQGNAGLKPKEGEVTSRPWQWPINYRGQFFSGNIYRIYLLGNPVIWWSNLVFLALFVAVFLYNAVLKQREAGLTQYQAEILLYELQHSQGDGQAVAQAEDSEPSTADLCSCCPSLEQRIKQEQGQEQELQLESSVNTPSPAMSLQAGAWLFVGWVLHYLPFWAMGRVLYFHHYFPALIFNSLLTGVMFNYLMRVFPKWIQHVILGVVLSILVYSFAQFSPLAYGMSGPLANEPNSTMHNLKWLSTWEF, from the exons atggCCGCCAGCGTGGTCAAGGCGCCCAAGTGTCCGCGTCGGGGATCGGCCAAGGATCTGGCCAAAACTCCGGCAGTTTCCGAGCAAAAggccaaaagcaacaacaacgaggcCAACTG GAACTGGTGGCTTCTACTGGCCACCGTCTTCCTGATCACCTTCGCCACgcgtttctacaaggttaccGAACCGGATCACATAtg CTGGGATGAGACGCACTTTGGCAAGATGGGCAGTTGGTACATCAACAGAACCTTCTTCTTCGATGTGCATCCGCCGCTGGGCAAG atgcTTATTGGACTCTCTGGCTATTTGACGGGTTATAATGGAACGTTTCCCTTTGAAAAACCAGGCGATAAGTACAATGAGACTCGCTACCAGGGCATGCGATAT TTTTGCACCACCCTAGGGGCCCTGATAATGCCCATGGGCTTCGACACTGTCTACGATCTAACGCGCTCCCACGAGGCAGCCCTGCTCTCGGCAGCCTATTTGATATTTG ATGTGGGCCTCCTTACCCTCAACCAGTACATCCTCCTGGATCCCATCCTGCTCTTCTTCATGATGGCCTCCGTCTGGGGCATGGTGAAAATTTCGCGTTGCACTTCCGCTGGCGGCTCCTACTCCCTGCGCTGGTGGTTCTGGCTCTTCCTCACCGGCACCATGCTCTCCTGCACGATCAGCGTGAAGTTTGTGGGTCTGTTTGTGGTCCTTTTGGTGGGCCTGCACACGGCCACCGAGCTTTGGCTCATACTGGGCGACCTGGGTCAGCCCATTCTGGAGACTGTAAAGCAGGTGGCCTGCCGGGCCATTGCCCTCATTGTGTGGCCCATTCTCCTGTACACGCTCTTCTTCTACATCCACCTGAGTGTCCTGAACAGGAGCGGCAATGGCGATGGCTTCTATAGCTCCGCCTTTCAGTCCCGCCTTATTGGCAACTCCCTGTACAATGCCAGCATGCCCAGGGACGTGGCCTATGGCTCTGTGGTGACCATTAAGAACCACAAGACGGGCGGCGGTTATCTGCATTCCCATCATCATCTGTATCCCAAGGGATCGGGCgccaggcagcagcag ATCACCACCTACACCCACAAGGATGAGAACAATAAGTGGCTCATCAAGCCGCACAACAAGCAGCGAGTGGCCAAGGACAAGCTGCAGTTGCTCCGGCATGGGGATCTCGTCCGGCTGGAGCATGTGGCGACCAAAAGGAATCTGCATTCCCATGGTGAACCGGCTCCGATGACCAAAAAGCATCTACAGGTCACGGGATACGGCGAG AATGGCGCCGGCGATGCCAACGATGTGTGGCGCGTGATGATTGTGGGCGGCAAGGCCAACGAGACGGTGCACACGGTTACCTCCCGCCTACGCTTGGTCCATCTCTTGCAGAATTGCGTCCTCACCTCCAGTGGGAAGCAGCTGCCCAAGTGGGGATTCGAGCAGCAGGAGGTGTCCTGCAACCTCAATGTGCGCGACAAAAATGGCCAGTGGAATGTCGAAGACAATGAGCACAAGTTGT TGCCCAGTGTCAGTTTCAGCATTTATGCTCCTGGCTTCTTTGCTCGCTTCCTGGAATCACATGCCGTCATGCTGCAGGGCAACGCAGGACTGAAGCCCAAGGAGGGGGAGGTGACCAGCCGACCCTGGCAGTGGCCCATTAATTACAGg GGCCAGTTCTTTTCGGGCAACATTTATCGCATCTACTTGCTGGGCAATCCGGTCATCTGGTGGAGCAACCTGGTCTTCCTGGCCCTCTTTGTGGCCGTCTTCCTGTACAATGCCGTCTTGAAGCAGCGGGAAGCTGGACTGACTCAATACCAGGCCGAGATCCTGCTGTATGAGCTGCAGCACTCACAGGGCGATGGCCAGGCTGTGGCCCAAGCCGAGGACAGTGAGCCATCGACAGCGGATCTCTGCAGCTGCTGTCCCTCGCTGGAGCAGAGGatcaagcaggagcaggggcaggagcaggagctgcagcTGGAAAGTAGTGTTAATACCCCCTCGCCTGCCATGTCCTTGCAGGCAGGCGCCTGGCTGTTTGTGGGCTGGGTGCTTCACTACCTGCCCTTCTGGGCCATGGGACGAGTGCTCTACTTCCATCACTATTTTCCGGCTTTGATCTTTAATTCCCTGCTCACGG GTGTCATGTTCAACTACCTGATGCGCGTCTTCCCCAAATGGATCCAGCATGTGATCCTGGGCGTGGTTCTGTCCATTCTGGTCTATAGCTTTGCCCAATTCTCGCCCTTGGCTTATGGCATGAGCGGTCCGCTGGCCAACGAGCCCAACTCCACGATGCACAACCTCAAGTGGCTGTCCACCTGGGAGTTTTag